The DNA region GCTCCGGCGTACCAGCTTCAATCACTGTTTTTTCTATCAAGGTTGCTGTTGGACAAGCTTGTACACAAGCGCCGCAAGAAACGCACTCTGAATCCAAGAAGTCTTTATTGCCGGCAGAAACTTTAGATTCAAAACCTCGGCCTGAAATTGTTAGCGCGAATGTACCTTGCGTTTCCTCACACGCACGTACGCAACGTGAACACACAATACATTTACTCGGGTCGAACGTGAAGTATGGGTTAGTTTCGTCTTTTACTGAATTGAGGTGATTTTCACCATCATAACCATAACGCACTTCACGCAAGCCTACCGCACCCGCCATGTCTTGTAATTCACAGTCACCGTTGGTTGCACAAGTGAGGCAATCTAAGGGATGGTCTGAAATGTAAAGCTCCATGGTGCCGCGACGAATGTCAGCAAGCTTTGGCGTCTGTGTATGCACTTTTAAGCCATCAGCAACTGGCGTGGTACATGATGCTGGGTAGCCACGGCGGCCTTCGATCTCCACCAAGCACAAACGGCATGAACCAAACGGCTCCAAGCTATCGGTTGCACATAATTTAGGCACCATTACGCCAGCCACTGCCGCTGCGTGCATGATAGAAACGCCATCAGGCACTGTAATTTCTCTGTCATCGATCGTCAGCGTCACTTGCTTAGCCGATTGACTTTTAGGGGTTCCGTAGTCGATGCTCGAATTGTATTTAATTTCGTCCATTGTTCTCTCCTAACCCGCTTGCGTTTCAGCAGGTAGTCCAAAGTCTTGCGGGAAGTGATTTAGTGCGCTAAGTACAGGATAAGGGGTCATGCCACCAAGTGCGCATAAAGAGCCATTCAGCATGGTGTCACTTAGATCGCGTACCAATTGAATATTTTTAGCGTGGTCTTTACCGGATCGAATTTTATCAATCACCTCAACGCCGCGGGTTGAACCAATACGGCAAGGGGTACATTTGCCACAAGACTCAACCGCACAGAACTCAAAGGCATAACGTGCCATTTTTGACATATCAACCGTATCGTCAAATGCAACAATACCGCCGTGACCAAGCACCGCCCAAATTTTAGTAAACTCTTCGTAGTCTAAAGGTGTATCAAACTGGCTCTCAGGCAAAAATGCGCCTAAAGGCCCGCCTACCTGCACGGCACGGATAGGCTTACCAGTCGCAGAGCCGCCGCCAAAGTCATACAGCAACTCACGCAAAGTTGCACCAAACGCTAACTCTACCAAGCCATTATGTTTAAGATTACCAGCCAGCTGAATTGGTAGCGTGCCACGTGAACGGCCCATGCCGTAATCAGCATAATATTGCGCGCCTTTATCTAAAATAATCGGCACTGAAGCCAGTGAAATCACATTATTAACAACCGTTGGCTTGCCAAACAAGCCTTCAATCGCAGGTAGTGGCGGTTTAAAGCGTACCAGACCACGTTTACCCTCCAAGCTCTCTAGCAATGAGGTTTCTTCACCACAGACATAAGCACCCGCAGCACGGCGCACTTCCAAGTGGAAAGCTTTACCGCTGCCTAAAACATCATCACCTAAATAACCCGCTTTATTTGCTACCTCAATTGCCTGATTCAAGGCTACCAATGCGTGAGGATACTCTGAACGCAGGTAAATATAGCCTTGTGTAGCGCCCACTGCGACACCGGCGATGGTCATCCCCTCGATCAACACGAACGGATCGCCTTCCATAATCATTCGGTCTGAGTATGTGCCTGAGTCACCCTCATCGGCATTACACACGACGTATTTCTGTTCTGACGCACAGCCCAGTACCGTGTTCCATTTAATCCCGGTAGGGAACGCTGCACCGCCGCGACCACGCAAACCTGAGTCAGTCACAGCTTTAACAATTTCTGCGCCGCTAAGTTTTAGTGCATTTTTCAGGCCTTTATAGCCATCATGTGCAATGTAATCATCCAGCGACACCGGGTTAGTCACACCTACACGTGCAAACGTCAAACGTTGCTGTTTTTTAATCCAGTCGATTTCTTCTGTTAAACCCAAACTTAAAGCGTGAGGTTTTGCATTGATAAAATCAGCGTCAAATAGTGAAGGTACGTCTTTTACTTTTACCGGACCATAAGCAACACGGCCTTTAGGAGTAGATACTTCCACCATGGTTTCCAGCCAATACAGGCCGCGAGAACCATTACGGATAATTTCTACATCCAAACCACGGCTTTTTGCTTCTGCGGCAATAGCAACTGCTACTTTTTCTGCACCCACTGACAAAGCACTTGAGTCGCGTGGAATATAAATCGTTGTTGTCATGCTTTTGCCTCCGCAATCAGTGCATCTAAATCAGACGGAGACACTCGTCCATAAATCTCATCGTTCATCATCACCGATGGCGACAATGCACAGTTTCCTAAACAGTACACGGCTTCTAGTGTAATTGCGTTATCGGCAGTGGTTTGGTGGTAATCAATATTCAGGCACTTCTTCGCATGCGCTTCTAATGCTTCACTACCCATAGACTGGCATGATTCAGCACGACAAATCTGCATTACATTGCGACCAGGCTTATGTGTTCTAAAGTGGTGGTAGAATGTAACCACGCCGTGCACTTCCGCTACGGATAAAGCCAATGCTTTTGATATCTGCGGATAGGCAGACTCAGGCACATAACCTAGATTGTCTTGAATCGCATGCAACAACGGTAACAATGCGCCAGGGCGATGTTGATGTTCGGTAATTAAGCGACTAATTAACGCATCAGCATCTACTAGTGGTGTATTTGAATCAAGCAAGCTAATATCTCCAAAGCAACTATTATGACGATACTACAATCCTACTATAATATTAATGTAAAATGTTACTGAAATGTAAAATCCTACTAGATACGACAACTCGTGACTTAAAAAGTGCCTGACTCAACATCCAATTATCCAGACAAGCTGATCGACCAATTTGGCCGTCAGGTTGACTATATTCGGCTTTCTATCACAGACCGCTGCGACTTTAGATGCACTTACTGTATGGCCG from Methylotenera sp. L2L1 includes:
- a CDS encoding formate dehydrogenase subunit gamma; translated protein: MLDSNTPLVDADALISRLITEHQHRPGALLPLLHAIQDNLGYVPESAYPQISKALALSVAEVHGVVTFYHHFRTHKPGRNVMQICRAESCQSMGSEALEAHAKKCLNIDYHQTTADNAITLEAVYCLGNCALSPSVMMNDEIYGRVSPSDLDALIAEAKA
- a CDS encoding formate dehydrogenase beta subunit, whose protein sequence is MTTTIYIPRDSSALSVGAEKVAVAIAAEAKSRGLDVEIIRNGSRGLYWLETMVEVSTPKGRVAYGPVKVKDVPSLFDADFINAKPHALSLGLTEEIDWIKKQQRLTFARVGVTNPVSLDDYIAHDGYKGLKNALKLSGAEIVKAVTDSGLRGRGGAAFPTGIKWNTVLGCASEQKYVVCNADEGDSGTYSDRMIMEGDPFVLIEGMTIAGVAVGATQGYIYLRSEYPHALVALNQAIEVANKAGYLGDDVLGSGKAFHLEVRRAAGAYVCGEETSLLESLEGKRGLVRFKPPLPAIEGLFGKPTVVNNVISLASVPIILDKGAQYYADYGMGRSRGTLPIQLAGNLKHNGLVELAFGATLRELLYDFGGGSATGKPIRAVQVGGPLGAFLPESQFDTPLDYEEFTKIWAVLGHGGIVAFDDTVDMSKMARYAFEFCAVESCGKCTPCRIGSTRGVEVIDKIRSGKDHAKNIQLVRDLSDTMLNGSLCALGGMTPYPVLSALNHFPQDFGLPAETQAG